Proteins found in one Erythrobacter sp. KY5 genomic segment:
- a CDS encoding family 16 glycosylhydrolase, whose amino-acid sequence MAGLLTACAASDASQGDATQTVVAPLEGAGWELVWSDEFDGDGLDRTNWTPEQSCWGGGNDERQCYTDRPENIAVEDGVLLLKARKETFTGPDRPPEIAADPNPQVTQGYTSGKVRTRGLHAWRYGRIEARAKVPGGQGMWPAVWMMPADDHYGRWPLSGEIDILEAVNIGADCDECDGDVGENRTVSALHFGDLPPNNRYVDSKTALPDNSLPSDGFHVYAVEWGEGIIRFLVNDRVHAVFTPEDWDTGSPKAEGNANAPFDQPMYVMANLAVGGRWPERDNEKGLAPESVPAQFEVDWIRVYQCGSDPGTGRACIK is encoded by the coding sequence TTGGCCGGCTTGCTTACAGCTTGCGCAGCATCGGATGCGTCGCAAGGCGACGCGACACAGACCGTGGTCGCACCGCTCGAAGGGGCGGGCTGGGAGCTGGTTTGGTCGGACGAATTCGATGGCGACGGCCTCGACCGCACCAACTGGACACCGGAACAATCGTGCTGGGGCGGCGGCAATGATGAGCGGCAATGCTACACCGACCGGCCAGAGAACATCGCGGTCGAGGATGGCGTTCTCCTGCTTAAAGCGCGCAAGGAGACCTTCACCGGACCTGATCGTCCGCCTGAAATTGCCGCAGACCCCAATCCGCAAGTTACGCAAGGATACACGTCGGGCAAGGTTCGCACGCGCGGCCTTCACGCGTGGCGCTATGGCCGGATCGAAGCGCGGGCGAAGGTTCCGGGCGGGCAGGGCATGTGGCCAGCCGTCTGGATGATGCCGGCCGACGATCACTATGGTCGTTGGCCACTATCGGGCGAGATCGACATTCTTGAAGCTGTCAATATTGGCGCAGATTGTGACGAATGTGACGGCGATGTCGGCGAGAACCGCACTGTCAGCGCGCTTCATTTCGGCGATCTTCCCCCGAACAACCGCTATGTCGACAGCAAGACGGCGCTTCCCGATAACTCGCTGCCCTCCGACGGCTTTCATGTCTATGCGGTGGAGTGGGGCGAGGGGATCATACGCTTCCTCGTGAACGATCGGGTGCATGCCGTCTTCACGCCAGAGGATTGGGATACAGGTTCGCCGAAGGCCGAAGGCAATGCCAACGCTCCCTTTGACCAGCCGATGTATGTTATGGCCAATCTGGCAGTAGGCGGGCGATGGCCTGAACGCGACAACGAAAAGGGGCTTGCACCTGAAAGCGTTCCGGCTCAATTCGAGGTCGACTGGATCAGAGTTTACCAATGCGGGAGCGACCCGGGGACGGGGCGCGCCTGCATTAAATAG